From a region of the Burkholderia lata genome:
- a CDS encoding efflux RND transporter permease subunit, translating to MWIVNLALKRPYTFIVMAIMIVLATPLALMRTPVDVLPAINIPVISVIWNYSGFSATEMTNRITSVHERILTTTVNNIQHVESTSLPGIAVVKVFLQPGANVQTAIAQTVSSAQAIVRQMPQGATPPLVITYSASSIPVIQLGLSSKTLSEQSLADIALNFLRPQLITVPGVQIPFPYGGRTRVVAIDLDPQALLAKGLTPADIVNAVNAQNLVLPTGTAKMGQTEYRIDTNASADTIADISSLPIQTVNGATTYLREVASVRDGFAPQTNVVRQNGQRGVLISILKSGDASTLKVVGDLKALLPKVIPTLPEGLTITPLFDQSVFVNAAVQGVIHEALIAAVLTAMMILLFLGNWRSTLIIAISIPLSIFTSLIALSALGETINIMTLGGLALAVGILVDDATVTIENIERHLHLGTNLHDAILEGAGEIAVPAFVSTLCICIVFVPMFFLTGVARFLFVPLAEAVVFAMLASYVLSRTLVPTLAMLLFRPQQASTGPDHATSRFARIHHAFNDAFERLRAWYIVLLSILLVRRRFYAMCFLGFCVLSTGLVFVLGRDFFPNADSGNIRLHMRAPTGYRIEETARLADQVERVIRETVPPDELGAIVDNLGLPASGINLSYSNAGTIGTLDGELLIALKPGHRATQDYIHALRTVLPQRFPGVEFFFQPSDIITQILNFGQPAAIDLQVLGNDLASNMTIASSLMKKFRQIPGAVDVHVLQRNDEPTLLADMDRTRMQQLNLSAQNVAQNMLISLSGSSQTTPSFWINPRTGVQYPLQIQTPQYSISSVDDLLGTPISASGRTGMPLQLLGNLVQVRSTANPAVITHYNIRPAIDVYVSVEGRDLGAVAGEIDRIVSDARATLPRGTELTMRGQIETMRTSYLGLGAGVAMAIVLVYLLIVVNFQSWLDPLIIISAMPAALAGIVWMLFITGTHLSVPALTGAIMTVGVATANSILVVSFARQRLEAGAPPLTAALEAGATRIRPVLMTALAMIIGMVPMALGLGEGAEQNAPLGRAVIGGLLFATVSTLLFVPLVFGGVHARLARRRARQAGH from the coding sequence ATGTGGATCGTCAATCTCGCGCTCAAGCGCCCCTACACGTTCATCGTGATGGCCATCATGATCGTGCTGGCCACCCCGCTTGCGCTGATGCGCACGCCGGTCGACGTGCTGCCCGCGATCAACATTCCCGTGATCAGCGTCATCTGGAATTACAGCGGCTTCTCCGCGACCGAGATGACGAACCGCATCACGTCCGTGCATGAGCGGATCCTGACGACGACCGTCAACAACATCCAGCACGTCGAATCGACGTCGCTGCCCGGCATCGCGGTCGTGAAGGTGTTCCTGCAACCGGGCGCGAACGTGCAGACGGCGATCGCGCAGACGGTCTCGTCCGCGCAAGCGATCGTGCGGCAGATGCCTCAGGGCGCGACACCGCCGCTCGTGATCACCTATTCGGCGTCGAGCATCCCGGTGATCCAGCTCGGGCTGTCGAGCAAGACGCTCAGCGAACAGTCGCTCGCCGACATCGCGCTCAACTTCCTGCGTCCGCAGCTGATCACGGTGCCGGGCGTGCAGATCCCGTTCCCGTACGGCGGCCGCACGCGCGTGGTCGCGATCGACCTCGATCCGCAGGCGCTGCTCGCGAAAGGGCTCACCCCCGCCGACATCGTCAACGCGGTCAACGCGCAGAACCTCGTGCTGCCGACCGGCACCGCGAAGATGGGCCAGACCGAATACCGGATCGACACGAACGCGTCGGCCGACACCATCGCCGACATCAGCAGCCTGCCGATCCAGACCGTCAACGGTGCGACGACCTACCTGCGCGAGGTGGCATCGGTGCGCGACGGCTTCGCGCCGCAGACCAACGTCGTGCGCCAGAACGGCCAGCGCGGCGTGCTCATCTCGATCCTGAAAAGCGGCGACGCATCGACGCTCAAGGTCGTGGGGGACCTGAAGGCATTGCTGCCGAAGGTGATCCCGACGCTGCCCGAAGGGCTCACGATCACGCCGCTGTTCGACCAGTCGGTGTTCGTCAACGCGGCCGTCCAGGGCGTGATCCACGAGGCGCTGATCGCCGCCGTGCTGACCGCGATGATGATCCTGCTGTTCCTCGGCAACTGGCGCAGCACGCTGATCATCGCGATCTCGATCCCGCTGTCGATCTTCACGTCGCTGATCGCGCTTTCCGCGCTCGGCGAGACCATCAACATCATGACGCTCGGCGGGCTCGCGCTCGCGGTCGGGATCCTGGTGGACGATGCGACGGTGACGATCGAGAACATCGAGCGGCACCTGCATCTCGGCACGAACCTGCACGACGCGATCCTCGAAGGCGCGGGCGAAATCGCGGTGCCCGCGTTCGTGTCGACGCTGTGCATCTGTATCGTGTTCGTGCCGATGTTCTTCCTGACGGGCGTCGCGCGCTTCCTGTTCGTGCCGCTCGCGGAAGCGGTCGTGTTCGCGATGCTCGCGTCGTACGTGCTGTCGCGCACGCTGGTGCCGACGCTCGCGATGCTGCTGTTCCGCCCGCAGCAGGCGAGCACCGGCCCCGACCATGCGACGTCGCGCTTCGCGCGCATCCATCATGCGTTCAACGATGCGTTCGAGCGGCTGCGCGCGTGGTACATCGTGCTGCTCAGCATCCTGCTGGTACGCCGCCGCTTCTACGCGATGTGCTTCCTCGGCTTCTGTGTGCTGTCGACGGGCCTCGTGTTCGTGCTCGGCCGCGACTTCTTCCCGAATGCGGATTCCGGCAACATCCGGCTGCACATGCGTGCGCCGACCGGCTACCGGATCGAGGAAACCGCCCGCCTTGCCGACCAGGTCGAGCGCGTGATCCGCGAAACCGTGCCGCCGGACGAACTCGGCGCGATCGTCGACAACCTCGGCCTGCCGGCGAGCGGCATCAACCTGTCGTACAGCAACGCCGGCACGATCGGCACGCTCGACGGCGAGCTGCTGATCGCGCTGAAGCCCGGCCATCGCGCGACCCAGGACTACATTCACGCGCTGCGCACGGTGCTGCCCCAGCGCTTCCCGGGCGTCGAGTTCTTCTTCCAGCCGTCGGACATCATCACGCAGATCCTCAACTTCGGCCAACCGGCCGCGATCGACCTGCAGGTGCTCGGCAACGATCTCGCGAGTAACATGACTATCGCGAGCAGCCTGATGAAAAAGTTCAGGCAAATCCCCGGCGCCGTCGATGTGCACGTGCTGCAACGCAACGACGAGCCGACCCTGCTGGCCGACATGGACCGTACGCGCATGCAGCAGCTCAACCTCTCCGCGCAGAACGTCGCGCAGAACATGCTGATCTCGCTGTCCGGCAGTTCTCAGACCACGCCGTCGTTCTGGATCAACCCGCGCACCGGGGTCCAGTACCCGCTGCAGATCCAGACCCCGCAATACAGCATCTCGTCGGTCGACGACCTGCTCGGCACGCCGATCTCGGCAAGCGGTCGCACCGGCATGCCGCTGCAACTGCTCGGCAACCTCGTGCAGGTGCGCAGCACCGCGAACCCGGCCGTGATCACGCACTACAACATCCGCCCGGCGATCGACGTGTACGTGAGCGTCGAAGGCCGCGACCTCGGCGCGGTGGCCGGCGAGATCGACCGCATCGTGTCCGATGCGCGCGCCACGCTGCCGCGCGGCACCGAACTGACGATGCGCGGCCAGATCGAGACGATGCGCACGTCGTACCTCGGCCTCGGCGCGGGCGTCGCGATGGCGATCGTGCTGGTCTACCTGCTGATCGTCGTCAATTTCCAGTCGTGGCTCGACCCGCTGATCATCATCAGCGCGATGCCGGCCGCGCTCGCCGGCATCGTCTGGATGCTGTTCATCACCGGCACGCACCTGAGCGTGCCCGCGCTGACGGGCGCGATCATGACGGTGGGCGTCGCGACCGCGAACAGCATCCTGGTCGTGTCGTTCGCGCGCCAGCGCCTCGAGGCCGGCGCGCCGCCGCTCACGGCCGCACTGGAAGCCGGCGCGACGCGGATCCGGCCGGTGCTGATGACGGCGCTCGCGATGATCATCGGGATGGTGCCGATGGCGCTCGGTCTCGGCGAAGGCGCCGAGCAGAATGCGCCGCTCGGCCGCGCGGTGATCGGCGGGCTGCTGTTCGCGACCGTGTCGACCTTGCTGTTCGTGCCGCTCGTGTTCGGCGGTGTGCATGCGCGGCTGGCCCGCCGGCGTGCGCGCCAGGCCGGCCACTGA
- a CDS encoding efflux RND transporter periplasmic adaptor subunit, with protein MEEKHHSSVGIQVDERGMHLPTRTSVSRRGKIVLIVIGVLLAAGAARTVVVNVLNRNRLDAVAEQNTRQYVTVVHPVDAATGGKLTLPGTLRGFVEAPIYARASGYVLRWQADIGAHVKQGQTLAELDTPELNQELAQATAQRQQAQAALALAKTSFDRAQQLRQRDAVSQQELDDRQGAFNQGTANLAAADANMRRLTELKGFQRIVAPIDGIVTQRNVDVGDLVSSGNAGRSLFTVVQADQLRLYVQVPQAYAQQVKVGQHVSVAQAELPGRTFDGTITRTSEAIDVATRSLQIEITLPNPDGRLLPGAYVQATLPMTPVGRLQVPANTLLFRAEGPTVAAVDANGQVRLKSVTVVRTIGQTLEVDGPLTPNDRLVTNPSDALANGDQVIVSAPAAKPASGATEAKS; from the coding sequence ATGGAAGAGAAACATCACAGCTCCGTCGGCATCCAGGTAGACGAACGCGGCATGCACCTGCCGACGCGCACGTCGGTGTCGCGACGCGGGAAGATCGTCCTGATCGTGATCGGCGTGCTGCTGGCCGCCGGCGCCGCGCGCACGGTCGTCGTCAACGTGCTGAACCGCAACCGGCTCGACGCCGTTGCCGAGCAGAACACGCGCCAGTACGTGACCGTCGTGCATCCGGTCGATGCGGCCACCGGCGGCAAGCTGACGCTGCCCGGCACGCTGCGCGGCTTCGTCGAGGCGCCGATCTACGCCCGCGCGAGCGGCTACGTGCTGCGCTGGCAGGCCGACATCGGCGCGCACGTGAAGCAGGGGCAGACACTCGCCGAACTCGACACGCCCGAGCTGAACCAGGAACTCGCGCAGGCCACCGCGCAGCGCCAGCAGGCGCAGGCCGCCCTCGCGCTCGCGAAGACGTCGTTCGACCGCGCGCAGCAGTTGCGCCAGCGCGATGCGGTCTCGCAGCAGGAGCTCGACGACCGGCAAGGCGCGTTCAATCAGGGCACCGCGAACCTCGCTGCGGCCGATGCGAACATGCGCCGCCTCACCGAGCTGAAAGGCTTCCAGCGGATCGTCGCGCCGATCGACGGGATCGTCACGCAGCGCAACGTCGACGTCGGCGATCTCGTCAGCTCCGGCAACGCCGGCCGCTCGCTGTTCACGGTCGTGCAGGCCGACCAGCTGCGCCTCTACGTGCAGGTGCCGCAGGCGTACGCGCAGCAGGTGAAGGTCGGCCAGCACGTGAGCGTCGCGCAGGCGGAGCTGCCGGGCCGGACCTTCGACGGGACGATCACGCGCACGTCCGAGGCGATCGACGTCGCGACGCGCTCGTTGCAGATCGAAATCACGCTGCCGAACCCGGACGGCCGCCTGCTGCCCGGCGCGTACGTGCAGGCCACCTTGCCGATGACGCCGGTCGGCCGCCTGCAGGTGCCGGCCAATACGTTGCTGTTCCGCGCCGAAGGCCCGACTGTCGCAGCCGTCGACGCGAACGGCCAGGTGCGCCTGAAATCGGTGACGGTCGTGCGCACGATCGGGCAGACGCTCGAAGTCGACGGCCCGCTCACGCCGAACGACCGCCTCGTCACGAACCCGAGCGACGCGCTCGCGAACGGCGACCAGGTGATCGTCTCGGCGCCGGCCGCGAAGCCGGCCTCCGGCGCCACGGAGGCGAAGTCGTGA